A single window of Lytechinus variegatus isolate NC3 chromosome 8, Lvar_3.0, whole genome shotgun sequence DNA harbors:
- the LOC121419627 gene encoding ankyrin-1-like, giving the protein MGDAVHDLQKAVSKGKIRQVKQLIKQGANINQANQNGNTCLHIAVKNDQRGIIKYLIKHEADVEKGTSTGQTPLHLAASHGLLKAMKIILSHGAQINNGDDTDWTPLHIATINGHLDVIKYLISKGAEVNKGNNHGSTALCIASLNGHLDVVKYLISQGAEVNKGNNNGSTALYIASLNGHLDVVKYLISQGAEVNKGTTTGLTALHSASENGHLNVTQYLISQGGELNRGDDTGSTALHYAAENGHLDVSKHLISQGGELNRGDDTGSTALHYAAKNGHLDVSKHLISQGGELNRGDDTGSTTLHYAAENGHLDVSKHLISQGAEVNKGNNTGWTALHCAAEQGHLEVSKHLISKGGDVNRGDNKGSFPLCIASQNGHLGVIKHLISQGAEVDKGKDRPTGLTSLHIAVDKGHLDVIKYLIKLGAEVNRGNETEWTALHIAAQNGHHDVTKYLISQGAEVNRRNDNGSTALHYAAKNGHLDVSKYLTRHGAELKRGNDTGAEVNRRGDNGWTALHSAAHNGHLDVTKHLISQRAKVNKGNDTEWTALHLAAKSGHLDIIKYLIKNGAEVNRGNNAGVTSLHIAAKNGQLDVTKYLISQGAEDNKGDDTGSTALHYAAENGHLNVT; this is encoded by the exons ATGGGAGACGCGGTCCATGATTTGCAAAAGGCCGTGTCGAAAGGGAAGATTAGGCAAGTAAAGCAACTTATCAAACAGGGGGCTAACATAAACCAGGCAAACCAAAATGGGAACACGTGTTTACACATCGCAGTGAAGAATGACCAAAGAGGCATCATTAAATACCTCATTAAACATGAAGCTGATGTCGAAAAAGGCACGTCAACGGGGCAAACACCCTTACATCTTGCTGCCTCACATGGACTTCTTAAGGCAATGAAAATTATTCTCAGTCATGGAGCCCAAATAAATAATGGAGATGATACTGACTGGACTCCATTACACATTGCCACCAtaaatggtcatcttgatgtcatcAAATATCTCATCAGTAAAGGAGCTGAAGTGAACAAAGGGAATAATCATGGAAGTACTGCCTTATGCATTGCATCCCTTAATGGTCACCTTGATGTGGTTAAAtatctcatcagtcaaggagctgaagtGAACAAAGGGAATAATAATGGAAGTACTGCCTTGTACATTGCATCCCTTAATGGTCACCTTGATGTGGTTAAAtatctcatcagtcaaggagctgaagtGAACAAAGGGACTACTACTGGTTTGACTGCATTGCACAGTGCATCTGAGAATGGTCATCTTAATGTCACCCAGTATCTCATCAGTCAAGGGGGTGAGTTGAATAGAGGGGATGATACTGGGTCGACGGCATTACACTACGCAGCTGAGAATGGGCATCTTGATGTCTCCaaacatctcatcagtcaagggGGTGAGTTGAATAGAGGGGATGATACCGGGTCGACGGCATTACACTACGCAGCTAAGAATGGGCATCTTGATGTCTCCaaacatctcatcagtcaagggGGTGAGTTGAATAGAGGGGATGATACCGGGTCGACGACATTACACTACGCAGCTGAGAATGGGCACCTTGATGTCTCCaaacatctcatcagtcaaggagctgaagtGAACAAGGGGAACAACACaggttggactgcattacactgTGCAGCTGAGCAAGGTCATCTTGAAGTCTCCAAACATCTAATCAGTAAAGGAGGTGATGTGAATAGAGGGGATAATAAGGGAAGTTTTCCATTATGCATTGCTTCTCAAAATGGTCATCTTGGTGTCATCAAACATCttatcagtcaaggagctgaagtCGATAAAGGAAAAGATAGGCCTACTGGTCTGACTTCATTACACATTGCAGTTGACaaaggtcatcttgatgtcattAAATATCTTATCAAACTAGGAGCTGAAGTGAATAGGGGGAATGAGACTGAATGGACTGCATTGCACATTGCAGCTCAGAATGGTCATCATGATGTAACAAAAtatctcatcagtcaaggagctgaagtGAATAGAAGAAATGATAATGGAAGTACTGCATTACACTATGCAGCtaagaatggtcatcttgatgtctcCAAATATCTCACCCGTCATGGAGCTGAACTGAAAAGAGGGAATGACACgg gagctgaggtgaatagAAGGGGTGATAATGGTTGGACTGCACTACACAGTGCTGCTCacaatggtcatcttgatgtcacaaaacatctcatcagtcaaAGAGCTAAAGTCAATAAAGGAAATGATACTGAATGGACTGCATTACACCTAGCAGCAAAGAGTGGTCAtcttgatataataaaatatcttATCAAAAATGGAGCCGAAGTGAATAGAGGGAATAATGCTGGTGTGACTTCATTACACATAGCAGCTAAGAATGGTCAACTAGATGTGACCAAATATCTCATTAGTCAAGGTGCTGAAGATAATAAAGGGGATGATACTGGGTCTACCGCATTACATTATGCAGCTGAGAATGGACATCTTAATGTCACGTAA